A single Vulcanisaeta distributa DSM 14429 DNA region contains:
- a CDS encoding HEPN domain-containing protein: MINSMSLDAAEDFMRRAEEYMVVAWVSFERSFYNAAAVNAEIAAQLSIKALLIKLGIEPPRTHNIRSLLGLVANQLGGNAGEEVRAFVSNNRRELIILEDSRSLGQYGMLSVDRDRAEIALRTAESIIELVRRLWSL, from the coding sequence TTGATTAATTCTATGAGCCTCGACGCCGCTGAGGACTTCATGAGGAGGGCTGAGGAGTACATGGTGGTTGCCTGGGTATCCTTCGAGAGGAGTTTTTACAATGCCGCAGCTGTGAATGCCGAGATAGCTGCTCAATTATCAATCAAGGCGTTACTCATTAAACTTGGGATTGAACCACCAAGGACCCACAACATTAGGTCATTACTGGGTCTAGTGGCTAATCAGTTGGGGGGTAATGCTGGCGAGGAGGTTAGGGCATTCGTGAGTAATAATCGTAGAGAATTAATAATACTGGAGGATTCAAGGAGTCTTGGTCAGTACGGAATGCTTAGTGTCGATAGGGATAGGGCTGAGATTGCCTTGAGGACTGCCGAGTCCATAATTGAATTGGTGAGGAGGTTATGGAGCCTGTGA
- a CDS encoding nucleotidyltransferase family protein: MEPVRRIKLLRDWRSLVNAVLPILRRYGVECYVFGSVITGRITGSSDVDILLVISDGDPLEVKVKVLEEVEDRLGDVVHLLDIKVVNARDKGKPPYAWFLKNAIRIF; this comes from the coding sequence ATGGAGCCTGTGAGGAGGATTAAGCTCCTTAGGGATTGGAGGTCGTTGGTCAACGCCGTTTTACCAATACTCAGGAGGTATGGGGTTGAGTGTTATGTCTTTGGTTCCGTAATCACGGGTAGGATCACGGGCTCGAGTGATGTGGATATCCTCCTGGTAATCAGTGATGGTGACCCACTGGAGGTTAAGGTCAAGGTCCTCGAGGAGGTTGAGGATAGGCTCGGCGATGTAGTTCACCTACTTGATATTAAGGTTGTTAATGCCAGGGATAAGGGTAAGCCGCCGTACGCGTGGTTCCTTAAGAATGCCATTAGGATCTTTTAG
- a CDS encoding retroviral-like aspartic protease family protein, whose product MDPRLVVGHVYVDVELIGVKGIGRFRALVDTGATYTVVPRKVVEELGIAGTGRRVRVMTARGEAMLEEGIAVIRLMGEERTNVVLISDEVEQVLIGVTTLGAFGLRVDPTTGRLERTGVLLLTLYQ is encoded by the coding sequence ATGGACCCTAGGTTAGTTGTGGGGCATGTGTATGTTGATGTTGAGTTAATTGGTGTTAAGGGGATTGGTAGGTTCAGGGCTCTTGTGGATACTGGCGCCACATACACTGTAGTCCCAAGGAAGGTCGTTGAGGAATTGGGTATTGCCGGCACTGGTAGGCGCGTCAGGGTAATGACTGCGAGGGGTGAGGCAATGCTTGAGGAGGGTATTGCGGTTATTAGGTTGATGGGTGAGGAGAGGACCAACGTGGTCCTGATAAGTGATGAGGTCGAGCAGGTACTCATTGGGGTGACCACGCTGGGGGCCTTCGGCCTGAGGGTAGACCCAACCACAGGCAGGCTGGAGAGGACCGGCGTACTACTCTTAACTCTATATCAATAG